The nucleotide sequence CAATAAGGCCCGCAATTACGGACTGTATGCGGGATTTGGGTTGTTTTGCCGGTAGCCGGCATAATAGATCCGGATCAGGGACCGGTGGCTGTTAAATGCGATTTCCGGCAGCCGGTCTTTGTCAAACCAGGCGGCATCATCTGCGTCATCTCCGGCCCGAGCGGTTCCGGAAAAGCTTCTGACCAAAAAGCCGATCATCAGGATGGCTTTGTAGAACCGGCCCTCGTTTGTGAGCACCCCCAGAAGCATGTCAATTTTCCCGGAAATGCCGGTTTCCTCGCGCAGTTCCCGCAGTGCGCCTTGCTCCGGGCTCTCCCCGGTTTCCAGAAACCCGCCTGGCAGGCACCACCAGCCGGTTTTGGGCTCTATGTTGCGTTTTACCAGCAGAATCCGGTCGTATTCGTCTGCCACCACCACGCTGGTGGCCGGAACCGGGTTTTCATACACGGGAAGGGCGCATGCGCTGCAGTACTGCCGCATGCGCCCTTCGGTAAATTTTTCTGTGAGCCCCAGTCCGCAGTAAGGGCAGAAATTTTTTTCTTTCATGGATCAGTCTTCAAAATTGCCGGCTTCGCCCCGGTCGCGTTCAATTGCCGCACCCCGGTCCCGGATCCGGCTTTCGCTCCAGTTTTCCGGATCTTCCAGGCGCTGTGCCTTGGGTCCCGGGTCGTGGGAGCCGGCTGCAAGGATTTCTTCAACCGCAATGGGCGCTGTATCCTTGCAGTTTAAAACGTTGACCAGCATGTTGTAGACAAACTGCTCCACCCGCTCGGCCATTCGCAGGCGCACTTTTCTGGGCTGGGCCAGCAGCCGGCTTTCAAACGGGAGGTTGATTTTTTTGAAATCACCCTTTTT is from Desulfosalsimonas propionicica and encodes:
- a CDS encoding NUDIX hydrolase; translation: MKEKNFCPYCGLGLTEKFTEGRMRQYCSACALPVYENPVPATSVVVADEYDRILLVKRNIEPKTGWWCLPGGFLETGESPEQGALRELREETGISGKIDMLLGVLTNEGRFYKAILMIGFLVRSFSGTARAGDDADDAAWFDKDRLPEIAFNSHRSLIRIYYAGYRQNNPNPAYSP